One stretch of Daphnia pulicaria isolate SC F1-1A chromosome 8, SC_F0-13Bv2, whole genome shotgun sequence DNA includes these proteins:
- the LOC124312058 gene encoding sterol regulatory element-binding protein 1-like, with protein sequence MDTSNRADDMDLELNFPTDLGELFPHEDSELIDLAGEDLFSSFGPVSPPAHNFHQQKPAVLHPPPVATQPPIIPVSVVEVKPIQQRLLQTVPVTKIVPTISPQPVLKQAPIQTKSVPQHIQPAQTVLVNKTNPQGTVGTPIRVDTSSLGVLILGNTFGYNSVVTVQPNGGIVNVNQSAVLGSANMFNGNSNPPSPTHGSPVIKKSSHNAIERRYRNSINDKILELKNLIAGEEAKMSKSAILRKALEYVRYLQQMNQKLIKENMALKMASQKQTVNGLLTASMDSPPIDITPPGSLENSTSAESPPSSFGSGSPLTYAASSDDEFTIDGNMVSPGNVIAQSMLDRSRIALCMMMLAVFAFNPFGKFLSHADSAVSHYNKPSGRVILEADPLDLGDDSGWFLSFAAVGINILVFLFVLLRTLVHGEPYIERQSKAASLYWRQRKQADCDMNNGNYVTAATHYRQALCALGRTVPVSKVDVVASVGWNCWRQLLHRFGFTRFLSGRVGKLFLNRDERRVAREFLAEAALCFHKLHQLHLSQQDVIDPNSHYWFERYRGLALALSATNLGEAAGPALSAMSKADIYIHLALRTKHSFSGRGFLCARFYLARARQICQALNGNAPPRLQWLCSPAGYRFFLSHHWEYDDFPSTLFTSLGNKSDPLAFTMQVYRQHVLQKALLTLVSPGRRVGDACDVEPSRRAQTGDALSYSQQLMENATAAVSPSNDSSLLPPSTIQGLGVGDEVAGWWAAVVAVASYWLLCEEDKAEQLHARVEAYPKMTQEDPLLEAVLGAYRARRLLLRGADPTSIIQQCSLAGCRLKESLQVSLHKSPQLMVQAAQLLVSDWLLETRTALWENDFEGHNMDVNYVAEPAVLLGFQEDLSSLKKLVQHLPSTLPRVFLHEATLRMMAGAAPDRTQQLLDRTLRYRQNKQSVICGSKGKNAFLDAGEREHATALYMACRHLPAPLLSSPGERAGMLIEAVRTLERIGDKKRLQDCYTLMKAIGTSIST encoded by the exons ATGGATACGTCAAATCGCGCCGATGATATGGATTTGGAACTGAACTTTCCTACTGATTTAGgag AGTTGTTTCCTCATGAGGATTCAGAACTTATCGATTTGGCTGGAGAAGATTTGTTTTCATCTTTTGGTCCTGTCTCTCCGCCA GCTCACAACTTTCACCAGCAGAAACCTGCTGTTCTCCATCCTCCTCCTGTGGCAACCCAACCTCCCATCATTCCAGTTTCTGTTGTCGAAGTTAAACCAATTCAACAAAGATTGCTTCAGACAGTTCCAGTGACAAAAATTGTACCAACAATATCACCTCAGCCTGTATTGAAACAAGCTCCGATACAGACAAAAAGTGTCCCCCAACACATCCAGCCAGCCCAGACTGTATTGGTAAACAAAACCAATCCGCAGGGCACTGTTGGCACTCCAATTCGAGTGGATACAAGTTCCCTGGGTGTCTTGATTCTTGGCAACACTTTTGGCTATAATAGTGTTGTCACTGTTCAACCAAATGGCGGTATTGTCAATGTCAACCAATCTGCTGTTTTAGGATCAGCAAATATGTTTAATGGCAATTCTAATCCACCAAGCCCAACTCATGGGTCACCTGTCATTAAGAAGAGTTCCCATAATGCCATTGAAAGAAGATACAGAAACAGCATCAATGACAAGATACTTGAACTAAAAAACCTAATTGCTGGTGAAGAAGCTAAG ATGAGCAAGTCTGCCATCCTTAGGAAAGCTCTGGAATATGTGCGCTACCTCCAGCAAATGAATCAAAAGCTAATCAAGGAAAATATGGCTCTAAAAATGGCATCTCAAAAGCAAACTGTCAATGGTTTATTGACAGCTTCGAT GGATAGTCCTCCAATTGACATTACACCTCCAGGATCGCTGGAAAATTCGACGTCGGCCGAATCGCCACCCAGCAGTTTTGGTAGCGGATCTCCTTTAACTTATGCGGCTTCG TCTGACGACGAGTTTACCATTGACGGAAACATGGTATCGCCCGGAAATGTGATTGCTCAATCGATGCTGGATCGTTCGCGTATTGCCCTTTGCATGATGATGCTGGCCGTGTTCGCATTTAATCCGTTCGGCAAGTTCCTGTCGCATGCGGACTCTGCCGTCTCCCATTACAACAAACCGTCCGGTCGTGTTATCCTGGAAGCTG ATCCCCTCGATCTCGGAGATGATTCTGGCTGGTTCCTCTCATTTGCCGCTGTTGGGATTaacattttggttttcctcTTTGTCCTCCTCCGCACTCTTGTTCATGGAGAGCCGTACATTGAACGCCAGAGTAAAGCGGCTTCGCTCTACTGGAGACAGAGGAAACAAGCTGATTGCGACATGAACAAT GGAAACTACGTAACTGCAGCTACTCACTACCGGCAAGCCCTTTGCGCCTTAGGTCGGACAGTGCCCGTATCTAAAGTCGATGTTGTGGCTAGCGTCGGATGGAATTGTTGGCGTCAGCTGTTGCATCGCTTCGGATTTACCCGCTTTCTCAGCGGCCGTGTTGGCAAACTTTTCCTGAATCGCGATGAACGCCGAGTGGCCCGCGAGTTTCTAGCGGAAGCCGCCCTTTGTTTTCACAAACTTCACCAGCTGCATCTTAGTCAGCAGGACGTCATTGATCCCAACAGCCACTACTG gttCGAGCGCTATCGTGGCTTGGCTTTAGCCCTGTCTGCTACAAATCTCGGCGAAGCTGCCGGCCCTGCACTGAGTGCCATGTCCAAGGCGGATATTTACATTCATCTGGCGTTACGAACGAAACACTCGTTTAGTGGGCGAGGTTTCTTGTGCGCTCGCTTCTATTTAGCCCGCGCTCGCCAAATCTGTCAGGCTCTCAACGGCAACGCCCCTCCCCGTCTGCAGTGGCTCTGCAGTCCGGCCGGCTATCGTTTCTTCCTCAGTCATCATTGGGAGTACGACGATTTCCCCTCGACTTTGTTCacctcactgggcaacaagtCTGATCCTTTGGCTTTTACCATGCAG GTCTATCGTCAGCACGTCCTACAGAAAGCTCTATTGACGTTAGTTTCGCCCGGTCGGCGTGTCGGTGATGCCTGCGATGTGGAACCTTCTCGCCGGGCGCAAACTGGCGACGCGTTGAGCTACTCCCAGCAGTTGATGGAGAACGCCACTGCTGCAGTCTCGCCCAGTAATGACTCCTCGCTTTTACCGCCTTCTACCATTCAAGGACTGGGTGTCGGTGACGAAGTGGCCGGATGGTGGGCCGCTGTCGTGGCTGTTGCTTCTTATTGGCTCCTGTGTGAAGAGGACAAGGCAGAGCAATTGCACGCTCGAGTTGAAGCTTATCCCAAAATGACGCAAGAGGATCCTCTGCTGGAAGCCGTTTTAGGGGCTTACAG GGCGCGGCGCTTGTTGCTACGCGGCGCTGATCCCACATCCATTATTCAACAATGCTCTCTGGCTGGTTGTCGTTTGAAAGAGTCTCTCCAAGTTTCACTTCACAAAAGCCCTCAACTCATGGTTCAG GCTGCCCAATTGCTCGTCAGCGATTGGCTCTTGGAAACTCGCACAGCTTTgtgggaaaatgattttgaaggTCACAACATGGATGTCAATTATGTGGCGGAGCCCGCAGTTTTATTGGGATTCCAAGAGGACTTGTCTAGTTTGAAGAAACTAGTTCAGCACTTGCCC aGCACTTTGCCGAGAGTATTTCTACATGAAGCGACTCTGAGGATGATGGCTGGTGCAGCTCCTGATCGAACACAACAGCTACTTGATCGTACGCTTCGCTACCGCCAGAACAAACAGTCGGTCATTTGCGGTAGCAAAG GTAAAAATGCGTTCTTGGACGCCGGCGAACGAGAACATGCTACGGCACTGTACATGGCTTGTCGCCATCTACCTGCTCCTCTGCTCTCGTCACCGGGTGAACGAGCTGGAATGTTGATTGAAGCAGTTCGAACGCTGGAACGTATTGGGGATAAGAAACGGTTACAAGATTGCTACACGTTAATGAAAGCAATTGGTACATCCATTTCAACTTAA